One genomic segment of Desulfonatronum thioautotrophicum includes these proteins:
- a CDS encoding malate synthase G produces MKRIQAGTLRIAEPFYDFIVQEALPGTGVEPERFWSGLEGIVREFGPRNATLLQKRADLQAAIDQWHRDRAGQPHDPAAYKQFLLDIGYLLPESESGGPDFQVTTENVDPEIATIAGPQLVVPVTNARYAVNAVNARWGSLYDALYGTDVIDEDQGAERRDAYNPVRGARVMAEAATFLDMATPLAAGQHAEVVRYMVATTPSTPESRTLIALLEDGSSRELVHPEQFVGFLGTLNQDDEPTGLILRNHGLHLELCIDRAHHIGRENKAGISDVVLEAALTTILDFEDSVAVVDAEDKTGAFRNLLGLLKGNLTARFSKGGRFVERRMHEDRRCTAPDGTELRLSGRSLMLVRNVGLLMTTDIVLDDQGREIPEGILDGLATALISLHDQRSPVDNLWCNSRHGSVYIVKPKQHGPEEVHFTRDLFAAIEDALGLNRNTLKIGIMDEERRTTLNLKECIRAARERVIFINTGFLDRTGDEIHTSMEAGPMVRKNDMRSEPWMTAYEDWNVDVGLAAGLSGTAQIGKGMWAKPDRMKEMVEAKIGHPLSGANCAWVPSPTAAVLHAMHYHQVDVFAQQRELMGSPRATLDDLLRLPLMGDKRPSPEEIEEELANNVQSILGYVVRWVNQGVGCSKVPDISDVGLMEDRATLRISSQHMANWLHHGICTRDQVLAILRRMADVVDRQNATDPHYQPMGPNHDQSIAFQAARDLIFLGREQPNGYTEPILHARRRDVKSNRNNQ; encoded by the coding sequence GCGGCCTGGAGGGGATTGTCCGGGAATTCGGCCCGCGCAACGCCACGCTGCTGCAAAAACGCGCTGACCTGCAGGCGGCCATCGACCAATGGCACCGCGACCGGGCCGGTCAACCCCACGATCCCGCGGCTTACAAGCAATTCCTTTTGGATATCGGTTATCTCTTGCCCGAGAGTGAATCTGGAGGTCCGGATTTCCAGGTCACCACCGAAAACGTGGACCCGGAAATCGCCACCATTGCCGGACCGCAGCTCGTGGTTCCGGTAACCAACGCCCGGTACGCCGTCAACGCGGTCAACGCCCGCTGGGGCAGCCTGTACGACGCCCTGTACGGCACGGACGTCATCGACGAGGACCAGGGCGCGGAAAGGAGGGACGCCTACAATCCGGTGCGCGGAGCCAGGGTCATGGCTGAGGCCGCCACATTTCTAGACATGGCCACGCCGTTGGCCGCCGGTCAGCATGCCGAGGTGGTCCGCTACATGGTTGCCACGACGCCATCCACCCCGGAAAGTCGGACCCTTATCGCCCTTCTGGAGGATGGCTCCAGCCGGGAATTGGTCCATCCGGAACAGTTCGTCGGCTTTCTCGGCACCCTGAACCAGGACGATGAGCCCACTGGCCTAATCTTACGCAACCACGGCTTGCATCTGGAACTGTGCATCGACCGCGCCCACCACATCGGCCGTGAAAACAAGGCCGGAATCAGCGATGTGGTCCTGGAAGCGGCCCTGACAACCATCCTGGACTTCGAGGACTCCGTGGCCGTGGTGGATGCCGAGGACAAGACCGGAGCCTTTCGCAACTTGCTGGGCCTGCTCAAGGGCAACCTGACCGCCAGATTCTCCAAAGGCGGCCGCTTCGTGGAACGCCGGATGCATGAAGACCGTCGCTGCACGGCCCCCGACGGAACCGAACTCCGCCTGTCCGGACGCAGCCTGATGCTGGTGCGCAACGTGGGCCTGCTGATGACAACGGACATCGTCCTGGACGACCAGGGCCGGGAAATTCCCGAAGGCATCCTGGACGGCCTGGCAACGGCCCTTATTTCTCTGCACGATCAACGATCGCCTGTTGACAATCTATGGTGCAACAGCCGCCATGGCAGCGTGTACATTGTCAAACCAAAACAGCACGGTCCGGAAGAAGTCCACTTCACCCGGGACCTGTTCGCTGCCATCGAGGACGCCCTTGGCCTGAACCGCAACACCCTGAAGATCGGAATCATGGACGAGGAACGCCGGACCACACTGAACCTCAAGGAGTGCATCCGGGCCGCCCGGGAGCGGGTCATCTTCATCAACACCGGCTTTCTGGACCGCACCGGAGACGAGATCCACACCAGCATGGAGGCCGGGCCCATGGTTCGCAAGAACGACATGCGATCCGAGCCGTGGATGACCGCCTATGAGGACTGGAATGTGGACGTGGGCCTGGCCGCGGGCTTAAGCGGCACGGCCCAGATCGGCAAGGGCATGTGGGCCAAGCCGGATAGGATGAAGGAAATGGTCGAAGCCAAGATCGGCCATCCCCTGTCAGGAGCCAACTGCGCATGGGTTCCCTCCCCCACCGCCGCCGTCCTGCACGCCATGCACTACCACCAGGTGGACGTCTTCGCCCAGCAGCGCGAACTCATGGGCAGTCCCCGGGCCACCCTGGACGACCTGCTCCGGCTGCCGCTGATGGGTGACAAGCGACCCAGCCCGGAAGAGATCGAGGAAGAACTGGCCAACAACGTCCAATCCATCCTGGGCTACGTGGTCCGCTGGGTAAACCAGGGCGTGGGCTGCTCCAAGGTGCCGGACATCTCGGACGTCGGCCTGATGGAAGACCGGGCCACCCTGCGCATCTCCAGCCAGCACATGGCCAACTGGCTGCACCACGGCATCTGCACCCGGGACCAGGTCCTGGCTATCCTGCGCCGCATGGCCGACGTGGTGGACCGCCAAAATGCCACCGATCCTCACTACCAACCCATGGGCCCCAACCACGACCAAAGCATCGCCTTCCAGGCCGCCCGGGACCTGATCTTTCTGGGCCGCGAGCAACCAAACGGCTACACAGAGCCGATCCTCCACGCGCGACGCAGGGATGTGAAAAGTAATCGGAATAATCAGTGA
- a CDS encoding class I SAM-dependent methyltransferase, protein MTSPWIAYNDLAWVEDWLAGPEDYELEAAVYVKLIQQAATSSLGRAPRTLLHLGCGAGGHDREFKRHFTITGVDLSPGMLNMARARHPEIEYLEDDMRSVRLERLFDAVIIPDCIDYMTTPEELRMAVRTAVEHLHPGGVLLVVGKPAETFQDNNFAYRGEKDGVHVTLLENNYVNPYRPGTYEATFFYLIRRHGDLTTHTDHHVLGLFPQTTWDQVYQEAGLTMRQEVLDGIYDKFLLNDGVYPMTIYVGQKS, encoded by the coding sequence GTGACTTCCCCCTGGATTGCCTACAACGACCTGGCCTGGGTCGAGGATTGGTTGGCCGGGCCGGAGGATTATGAGTTGGAGGCCGCTGTTTATGTCAAGCTGATACAACAAGCGGCGACGTCGAGTCTGGGGCGTGCGCCGCGGACATTGCTGCATCTGGGTTGTGGAGCAGGTGGGCATGACCGGGAGTTCAAGCGGCATTTCACGATCACCGGCGTGGACCTGAGCCCGGGCATGCTGAACATGGCCCGGGCCAGACATCCGGAGATCGAATACCTGGAAGACGACATGCGCTCAGTGCGATTGGAACGACTCTTCGACGCGGTGATTATCCCGGACTGCATCGACTACATGACCACCCCGGAAGAATTGCGCATGGCCGTGCGCACCGCGGTGGAACACCTCCATCCCGGCGGGGTGCTCCTTGTGGTCGGAAAACCGGCGGAGACCTTCCAGGACAACAACTTCGCCTATAGAGGGGAAAAGGATGGGGTTCACGTCACACTGCTGGAAAACAACTACGTCAACCCGTACCGCCCCGGCACCTACGAGGCCACGTTCTTTTATCTTATCCGCCGCCACGGCGACCTGACCACTCACACGGATCACCACGTCCTCGGCCTCTTCCCCCAGACGACCTGGGACCAGGTGTACCAGGAGGCCGGACTCACCATGCGTCAGGAGGTTCTCGACGGTATCTACGACAAGTTCCTGCTCAACGACGGCGTGTATCCGATGACGATTTATGTTGGACAAAAAAGCTGA
- a CDS encoding DUF47 domain-containing protein, producing the protein MQVRIPFLSMIGGRSPMDGLLEHYTQVEASMSIIHESLLCYIGGGSACKDFQVLKQELDQLEDKADKIKRNTRNHLPRGLFMAVDKTLFLNYTRAQDNILDSAQDALDWLNIHTVKIPGTLRTGGLAMVEGAIHTVELLKPALEGTVSLLHTDFTDRQAVKDGYRAVRSQHNDVRKMKSLLFRELFSADMEFKDVFQLLHFFEYMHDMSHNAEACADILRAMIAR; encoded by the coding sequence ATGCAGGTTCGAATTCCTTTTTTGAGCATGATCGGCGGACGCTCGCCCATGGACGGTCTGCTGGAGCACTACACCCAGGTGGAAGCGTCCATGTCGATCATCCATGAGTCGTTGCTGTGCTACATCGGGGGCGGCAGCGCATGCAAGGATTTTCAGGTATTGAAGCAGGAGCTGGATCAGCTTGAGGACAAGGCGGACAAGATCAAGCGAAACACCCGCAACCATCTGCCCCGCGGACTGTTCATGGCCGTGGATAAAACCCTGTTCTTGAACTATACGCGTGCCCAGGACAACATTTTGGATTCAGCCCAGGACGCCCTGGACTGGCTGAACATCCACACGGTGAAGATCCCCGGTACACTACGCACCGGCGGCCTGGCCATGGTTGAGGGCGCGATTCACACCGTGGAGCTGCTCAAGCCGGCCCTGGAAGGGACCGTCAGTCTGTTGCACACGGACTTTACGGACCGCCAGGCCGTCAAGGACGGTTACCGGGCCGTGCGCAGCCAGCACAACGACGTGCGGAAGATGAAATCCCTGCTGTTCCGGGAGCTGTTCAGCGCGGACATGGAATTCAAGGATGTTTTTCAGCTGCTGCATTTTTTCGAATACATGCATGATATGAGCCATAATGCCGAGGCATGCGCGGATATTTTGCGGGCCATGATCGCCCGTTGA
- a CDS encoding inorganic phosphate transporter, translating to MDIVTIVLILAVAGGLLMAFSIGANDAANAMASSVGSRAITVKQAVVIASTLAFAGAVFLGANVAATISRGIINPEMIPDQNLLMLGMLSALLSAGLWVLLATFFGFPVSTTHSIVGSILGFGFVAGGPEVVRWGTMFGIVLSWIISPFFGALLAYLVFSQIRKKVLSAKDFVRNAKLWAPFWLAMTVVLVMVSFLLKMPMGRALGLNIYSTAAIVGAVAVVVWGIGYLVVGRLLHGVEQGPETMEELFRRMQIGMACYMALSLGANDVANAIGPVAAIWVIAQTGGLTATAEVPIWLLLFGGVGIAVGVMVLGKRVMSTVGERITLLTNTRGFSVGFGSATTVLMASNLGMPVSTTHATVGGVVGVGLARGFAAVDFRVLGKIVMYWLLTVPIAAFTSIVIFQLLRWSVY from the coding sequence ATGGATATAGTCACCATCGTCCTGATTCTGGCCGTTGCCGGGGGGCTGCTGATGGCGTTCAGCATCGGCGCCAACGACGCGGCGAACGCCATGGCCTCGTCCGTAGGCTCCCGGGCCATCACCGTCAAGCAGGCGGTGGTGATTGCATCCACCCTGGCCTTTGCTGGCGCCGTTTTTCTTGGTGCCAACGTGGCCGCGACCATCTCCCGAGGGATTATCAACCCGGAGATGATTCCGGATCAAAACCTGCTGATGCTGGGGATGCTTTCAGCGTTGCTTTCGGCCGGTTTGTGGGTGCTCCTTGCCACCTTCTTCGGTTTTCCGGTTTCCACCACCCACTCCATTGTGGGCAGCATTCTGGGGTTTGGGTTTGTGGCCGGCGGGCCGGAAGTGGTTCGTTGGGGAACGATGTTCGGGATCGTGCTGTCCTGGATCATTTCGCCATTTTTCGGGGCATTGTTGGCGTATTTGGTCTTTTCGCAAATTCGTAAAAAAGTTTTGAGTGCCAAGGATTTTGTCCGAAACGCCAAGCTATGGGCACCCTTTTGGCTGGCCATGACCGTGGTTCTGGTTATGGTCTCCTTCTTGTTGAAAATGCCCATGGGCCGGGCCTTGGGATTGAATATTTACAGCACGGCAGCCATTGTCGGCGCTGTCGCGGTAGTGGTCTGGGGCATTGGATACCTGGTGGTGGGGCGACTTCTGCATGGCGTGGAACAAGGCCCGGAAACCATGGAAGAGTTGTTTCGGCGGATGCAGATCGGAATGGCCTGCTACATGGCCCTGTCTTTGGGGGCCAATGACGTGGCCAATGCCATCGGCCCCGTGGCCGCCATCTGGGTCATCGCCCAAACCGGTGGATTGACGGCCACGGCTGAAGTGCCCATCTGGTTGCTGTTGTTTGGCGGAGTCGGCATCGCCGTAGGGGTGATGGTGCTTGGGAAGCGGGTCATGTCCACGGTGGGTGAACGAATCACCTTGCTGACGAACACCCGTGGTTTTTCTGTTGGGTTTGGTTCAGCCACGACGGTTTTGATGGCCTCGAATTTGGGAATGCCCGTCTCCACCACCCACGCGACTGTGGGCGGCGTGGTTGGTGTCGGGTTGGCTCGAGGCTTTGCCGCCGTGGATTTTAGGGTTCTGGGGAAGATCGTGATGTACTGGTTGCTGACCGTCCCCATCGCTGCCTTTACATCCATTGTTATTTTTCAACTCTTGCGCTGGTCCGTGTATTAG
- a CDS encoding class I SAM-dependent methyltransferase, producing MNRDYSETVSTARNYYNSNDADNFYFHIWGGEDIHIGLYDAPNDDIFAASRNTVRRMRERLRNIGPKARVLDMGAGYAGACRMLCADCGCDAVALNLSEEQNERGRKKNRELGLDGSIEVVDGSFESVPFPDKSFDVVWSQDAFLHSGERYRVIQEAARVLKDGGELIFTDPMQADGCPAGVLDPILQRIHLESLGSPGFYRKAARELGLEEVGFEDHSHQLPIHYSRILQETERREAELSRLVSPQYIERMKIGLRHWVDGGNKGYLTWGIFHFRKPS from the coding sequence ATGAATCGGGACTACTCCGAAACAGTATCCACAGCCAGGAATTACTACAACAGTAACGACGCCGATAATTTTTACTTCCATATCTGGGGCGGAGAAGACATACACATCGGGCTGTATGATGCCCCGAACGATGATATTTTTGCCGCCAGTCGGAATACGGTGCGCAGAATGCGCGAGCGCTTGCGCAACATTGGTCCAAAGGCCAGGGTATTGGACATGGGCGCCGGTTATGCCGGTGCCTGTCGGATGCTCTGCGCCGACTGCGGCTGCGATGCCGTGGCCTTGAATCTGAGTGAAGAGCAAAATGAACGCGGTCGCAAGAAGAATCGGGAGTTGGGTCTCGATGGCTCCATCGAGGTGGTGGACGGCTCTTTCGAAAGCGTGCCTTTCCCGGACAAGTCCTTTGACGTGGTCTGGTCTCAGGATGCATTCCTGCACAGTGGCGAGCGGTACAGGGTTATTCAGGAGGCCGCGCGGGTGCTGAAAGATGGTGGAGAGCTGATTTTTACCGATCCCATGCAGGCCGATGGCTGCCCTGCCGGAGTGTTGGACCCGATCCTTCAGCGTATCCACCTGGAAAGTCTGGGTTCCCCGGGATTTTACCGCAAGGCTGCCCGTGAGCTTGGGTTGGAGGAAGTCGGTTTCGAAGACCATTCCCACCAACTGCCGATCCACTACTCCCGAATTCTCCAGGAAACCGAGCGACGGGAGGCGGAACTCTCCCGGCTGGTTTCACCTCAATATATCGAGCGGATGAAAATTGGCCTGAGACATTGGGTTGACGGTGGAAACAAGGGGTATTTGACCTGGGGCATTTTTCATTTTCGCAAACCCTCCTGA
- a CDS encoding glycine/sarcosine N-methyltransferase, protein MERKEKQCFGKDPIAVRETDHYQMEYVRSFVDKWDELIDWERRAESEGKFFIDILEQRGVQKVLDVATGTGFHSVQLIEAGFDVVSADGSPEMLFKAFENAKRCGHILRTINADWRWLNQDVHEMFDAVICLGNSFTHLFTERARRKALAEFYATLKHDGVLILDQRNYDAILDNGYDSNHKYYYCGEDIVVEPEHIDEGLARFVYKFSDQSSYHLNMFPLRKDYTHNLMQQVGFQQIETYGDFKETYHENDPDFFIHVADKKYNRDNLQEDFG, encoded by the coding sequence ATGGAACGCAAGGAAAAGCAGTGCTTCGGCAAGGACCCCATCGCCGTGCGGGAGACGGATCATTACCAGATGGAATATGTCCGATCATTTGTGGACAAATGGGATGAACTCATTGATTGGGAGCGTCGGGCTGAAAGTGAAGGCAAGTTCTTCATCGACATCCTGGAGCAACGTGGCGTTCAAAAGGTTTTGGACGTGGCCACCGGTACGGGATTTCATTCGGTGCAACTGATTGAGGCCGGCTTCGACGTGGTCAGTGCCGACGGCAGTCCGGAGATGCTGTTCAAGGCTTTTGAAAACGCAAAACGTTGCGGACATATTTTGCGCACGATCAATGCGGATTGGCGGTGGTTGAACCAGGATGTCCATGAAATGTTCGACGCCGTGATCTGCCTGGGGAATTCCTTTACGCATTTGTTCACCGAGCGGGCCCGGCGAAAAGCCCTTGCGGAATTTTACGCCACGCTCAAGCATGACGGTGTTTTGATTTTGGACCAGCGCAATTATGATGCCATTTTGGACAATGGCTACGACAGCAATCACAAGTACTACTATTGCGGCGAGGATATTGTTGTCGAGCCGGAGCATATCGATGAAGGCTTGGCCCGCTTTGTGTACAAATTTTCTGATCAAAGCAGCTACCATTTGAACATGTTTCCCTTACGCAAGGATTATACCCATAACCTGATGCAGCAGGTTGGATTCCAGCAGATTGAGACCTATGGCGACTTCAAGGAAACCTACCATGAAAACGATCCCGACTTTTTTATTCATGTTGCGGATAAAAAGTACAACAGGGATAACTTGCAGGAGGATTTTGGATGA
- the ahcY gene encoding adenosylhomocysteinase, translated as MQTSNSKTTASRQDILASGQWKIRDIELAEYGRREIEAAEKEMPGLMATREKYGPRQPLAGLKVTGSLHMTIQTAVLIETLTALGADVRWASCNIFSTQDHAASAVVMGLPEHGGTSDAPRGVPVFAWKGETLEEYWWCTQQALTWPDGTGPNLIVDDGGDATMMIHRGYQAETKPALLDNDEGNKELAIVNGLLKEIQAKSKDFWRKMAPEIRGVSEETTTGVHRLYRMQNDGELLFPAINVNDSVTKSKFDNVYGCRESLVDGIKRATDVMIAGKTAVVCGFGDVGKGSAEALASLRAKVLITEVDPICALQATMAGYSVVTVEDALPIADIYVTATGNKDVITAEHMAKMKDQAIVCNIGHFDNEIQVEELIAYPGVRREEIKPQVDRFTFADGHSIYLLAEGRLVNLGCATGHPSFVMSNSFTNQTIAQIELAQNPHKIGVYTLPKHLDEEVARLHLDKLGAKLTKMSSEQAKYLGVEVDGPFKPDHYRY; from the coding sequence ATGCAGACAAGCAATTCCAAGACAACGGCATCCAGGCAGGACATATTGGCGTCCGGACAGTGGAAAATCCGCGATATCGAGTTGGCGGAATACGGTCGCCGGGAAATCGAGGCCGCTGAAAAGGAAATGCCGGGCCTGATGGCTACCCGCGAAAAGTATGGTCCCCGCCAACCCCTTGCGGGGCTGAAGGTGACCGGAAGCCTGCACATGACCATCCAGACCGCCGTGCTGATTGAGACGCTCACCGCGCTGGGCGCGGATGTCCGCTGGGCTTCCTGCAATATTTTCTCCACCCAGGATCATGCCGCATCGGCCGTGGTCATGGGGCTTCCGGAGCATGGAGGCACGTCCGATGCTCCTCGCGGCGTACCGGTTTTTGCCTGGAAAGGTGAAACCTTGGAAGAATACTGGTGGTGCACCCAGCAGGCCCTGACCTGGCCGGACGGAACAGGTCCCAATCTGATCGTGGATGACGGCGGCGACGCGACGATGATGATTCATCGCGGATACCAGGCGGAGACCAAACCAGCTTTGCTGGACAATGACGAAGGCAACAAGGAATTGGCTATCGTCAACGGCTTGCTCAAGGAGATTCAGGCCAAGAGCAAGGATTTCTGGCGGAAAATGGCCCCGGAAATCCGCGGTGTCAGTGAAGAGACCACCACGGGAGTCCATCGCCTGTACCGGATGCAGAACGACGGCGAACTCTTGTTTCCGGCCATCAATGTGAACGACTCGGTGACCAAGAGCAAGTTCGACAATGTCTACGGATGTCGGGAGTCCCTGGTGGACGGAATCAAGCGGGCCACGGACGTGATGATCGCCGGGAAGACCGCGGTGGTTTGCGGATTTGGGGATGTGGGCAAGGGATCAGCCGAAGCCCTGGCCTCGTTGCGAGCCAAAGTGCTGATCACGGAAGTGGATCCCATCTGCGCACTGCAGGCCACCATGGCCGGCTACTCGGTGGTGACCGTGGAAGACGCCCTGCCCATCGCGGACATTTACGTCACGGCCACGGGCAACAAGGACGTGATCACCGCAGAGCATATGGCAAAGATGAAAGACCAGGCGATCGTCTGCAATATCGGTCACTTCGACAATGAAATCCAGGTGGAGGAGCTGATCGCCTATCCCGGCGTGCGGCGGGAGGAGATCAAGCCGCAGGTGGACAGATTTACGTTCGCCGACGGCCACAGCATCTATCTGCTGGCGGAAGGCCGGTTGGTCAACCTGGGATGCGCCACGGGTCATCCCAGCTTCGTGATGTCCAATTCCTTCACCAACCAGACGATTGCCCAGATCGAGCTGGCACAGAATCCCCACAAGATCGGTGTATACACATTGCCCAAGCATCTGGACGAAGAGGTCGCCCGGCTGCATTTGGATAAACTGGGGGCCAAGCTGACCAAAATGTCTTCTGAACAGGCGAAGTACCTTGGCGTGGAAGTGGACGGTCCCTTCAAGCCGGATCACTACCGCTATTAG
- the metK gene encoding methionine adenosyltransferase, translating to MTLLQEKQEGEDSYLFTSESVSEGHPDKVADQVSDAVLDICLREDPDSRVACETFTTTGMVLVGGEITTKATLDIQRIVRQTVREIGYTDPAFGLDADSMCVVNMLHSQSPDISQGVSEGEGLYAEQGAGDQGMMFGYACDETPELMPAPITYAHQILRRASALRKEEKIAWLRPDSKSQVCVRYVNGAPQRIDSVVVSHQHGPEVDYDEIKKTIIEEIINPTLESTGLLDEKTVYFVNPTGRFVVGGPHGDSGLTGRKIIVDTYGGVGRHGGGAFSGKDPSKVDRSGAYMARYVAKNLIAARLAKQAEVSLAYAIGVPFPVSVRVQTFGTSAVSEKKLTKAVRDVFDLTPGGIVRTLDLKRPIYRPTSTYGHFGRRDTDFPWERTDKANDLVTAMKGNGQLDAVAAQAA from the coding sequence ATGACGCTGCTGCAAGAGAAGCAAGAGGGCGAGGATTCATATTTATTCACTTCGGAATCCGTGAGTGAGGGCCATCCGGACAAGGTGGCGGATCAGGTTTCGGATGCCGTGCTGGATATTTGCCTGCGAGAAGATCCCGATTCCCGGGTGGCCTGCGAGACGTTTACGACAACGGGCATGGTGCTGGTGGGTGGCGAGATTACCACCAAAGCCACCTTGGATATTCAGCGGATCGTCCGCCAGACAGTGCGGGAGATTGGCTATACCGATCCGGCCTTTGGCCTGGATGCGGACAGCATGTGCGTGGTGAACATGCTCCATTCTCAAAGTCCGGATATTTCCCAGGGCGTTTCCGAAGGTGAGGGGTTGTACGCGGAACAGGGGGCGGGAGATCAGGGCATGATGTTCGGGTATGCCTGTGATGAAACGCCTGAATTGATGCCCGCGCCGATCACCTACGCCCACCAGATTTTGCGGCGGGCATCTGCTCTACGCAAGGAAGAGAAGATCGCCTGGTTGCGACCCGATTCCAAAAGTCAGGTCTGCGTGCGGTACGTCAACGGTGCTCCGCAGCGCATTGATTCCGTTGTTGTCAGTCATCAGCACGGTCCGGAGGTTGATTACGACGAAATCAAGAAAACGATCATCGAGGAGATTATCAATCCGACCCTGGAATCCACTGGCCTGCTCGACGAAAAAACGGTCTACTTCGTCAACCCCACCGGAAGGTTCGTCGTCGGCGGGCCGCATGGGGATTCCGGACTCACCGGGCGCAAAATCATCGTGGACACCTATGGCGGGGTCGGCCGTCATGGCGGTGGGGCCTTCAGCGGCAAGGATCCCAGCAAGGTGGACCGCTCCGGGGCCTACATGGCCAGGTATGTGGCCAAGAATCTGATTGCAGCACGGCTGGCCAAACAGGCCGAAGTTTCTCTGGCGTATGCCATCGGCGTGCCGTTTCCGGTTTCCGTGCGGGTGCAGACCTTTGGAACCTCCGCGGTCTCTGAAAAAAAGCTGACCAAAGCGGTTCGGGATGTTTTTGATCTGACACCCGGTGGAATCGTGCGCACGCTGGATTTGAAGCGTCCGATCTATCGCCCAACGTCCACCTATGGTCATTTTGGCCGCAGGGATACGGATTTTCCCTGGGAACGCACGGACAAGGCGAACGACCTCGTGACGGCGATGAAGGGCAATGGACAGTTGGACGCGGTGGCCGCCCAGGCGGCATAG
- a CDS encoding MarR family winged helix-turn-helix transcriptional regulator, with translation MDKQMVEPLIIHLTKRLREIASSFYRYSRYLHEHHQITIPQVVCLREVYEHGPLPLGKLTKIVGLTNSTVTGIVDRLERQQLLERIRTSADRRQIHLRMTEKGIQFLKDIPAPVPEQFVEGIDRYSKEEVDRIVWAVDELANLLGTFRPKTIHPAENFPSIQWLAEEEHSALGSPKKTS, from the coding sequence ATGGATAAGCAGATGGTTGAACCGTTGATCATCCACCTGACAAAGCGGCTCCGCGAAATTGCGAGCAGCTTTTACAGGTACTCTCGCTACCTGCACGAGCACCACCAGATCACCATCCCCCAGGTGGTCTGCCTGCGGGAAGTCTACGAGCATGGTCCGCTCCCCTTAGGCAAACTGACCAAAATCGTTGGCCTGACAAACAGCACGGTCACCGGCATTGTGGACCGGCTGGAGCGGCAGCAACTGCTGGAGCGCATCCGCACGAGCGCGGACCGGCGCCAGATTCATCTGCGGATGACGGAAAAAGGCATCCAGTTCCTGAAAGACATCCCGGCTCCGGTCCCGGAACAATTCGTGGAAGGAATCGACAGATACTCGAAGGAAGAAGTGGATCGGATCGTCTGGGCCGTTGACGAACTCGCGAACCTGCTGGGAACGTTTCGCCCAAAAACCATCCATCCCGCCGAAAATTTCCCCTCGATCCAATGGTTGGCTGAGGAAGAGCATTCCGCTTTGGGATCACCGAAAAAAACGTCCTGA
- a CDS encoding EamA family transporter, whose amino-acid sequence MALAALCWGLSGGIAGILTAQGWDPVVVSFYWGAIGFLVVIVWLSIRPRGSGLTSRRLWFWSAIAGVGVAGNLGFYLVSIAQGSVAVAVTLMYCAPVFVYLVSFTLKLERPALFKWVAIALVMFGVVLLTGIYEGEAVEVTPIAAGAGLLSGMFYAVFIFGFKYAAPHGSPQAILVIALAVLTIILMWLSDADQALAVLKAPSWPLFVVLGVLGTGLSFILYIVGLRHTTPTVASLVAMVEPATASLFGIVILNESLAALQILGMGLILVTVTALSIYSAAQNEPLTTQPLVT is encoded by the coding sequence GTGGCACTTGCAGCTCTCTGTTGGGGGCTGTCAGGCGGGATTGCCGGGATTCTTACGGCTCAGGGCTGGGATCCGGTTGTGGTGTCGTTCTATTGGGGGGCCATCGGGTTTTTGGTCGTTATCGTATGGCTATCGATTCGTCCGCGCGGCAGTGGACTAACAAGTCGTCGACTGTGGTTCTGGTCGGCGATTGCTGGTGTGGGCGTAGCTGGCAACCTGGGATTTTATTTAGTGAGCATCGCGCAGGGCAGTGTCGCGGTTGCGGTGACCCTGATGTACTGTGCGCCCGTGTTCGTCTATCTTGTTTCCTTCACACTCAAGCTCGAAAGACCGGCTCTGTTCAAGTGGGTTGCTATCGCTCTGGTAATGTTTGGCGTGGTGCTGCTCACAGGCATCTATGAGGGCGAAGCGGTTGAGGTCACACCCATCGCCGCTGGTGCCGGGTTGCTTTCTGGCATGTTCTATGCGGTATTCATCTTTGGATTTAAGTATGCGGCACCCCACGGCAGCCCACAAGCAATTCTTGTGATAGCCCTAGCTGTTCTTACAATCATACTTATGTGGCTGAGCGATGCCGACCAGGCCCTGGCAGTACTGAAAGCGCCGAGTTGGCCACTGTTCGTGGTTTTGGGGGTGCTTGGCACCGGCTTGTCGTTTATTCTCTATATCGTCGGTTTGAGACATACTACACCGACGGTAGCGTCTCTTGTGGCTATGGTCGAGCCGGCCACAGCTTCGCTGTTCGGCATTGTGATTTTAAATGAAAGTTTGGCTGCACTACAGATACTCGGTATGGGTTTGATTTTGGTCACGGTTACTGCCCTGAGCATATACTCAGCCGCTCAAAATGAGCCTCTCACGACTCAACCGCTTGTTACGTAG